The proteins below come from a single Eucalyptus grandis isolate ANBG69807.140 chromosome 3, ASM1654582v1, whole genome shotgun sequence genomic window:
- the LOC120291905 gene encoding uncharacterized protein LOC120291905 yields MMLEISQKLKEPPAVAVTGTSTPTSSGHAPPSTESVLVADLPCKETAGEAPFVMPIIINLDPPLKENPTPRLSEESEKCLAKMEERLCALHCYELKGADRLSSYIKANFLENFQEPEFIRKYDETGCPMTHLRYYVRKMARYADNQYRFNIELTPTRDELTRIEKKRNESFKAFAQRWRTVALQVKPPLNEREMRHLFLKTLPPEYF; encoded by the exons atgatgcttgaaataagccagaAGCTCAAGGAGCCCCCTGCTGTAGCTGTCACTGGAACATCTACTCCTACGTCATCAGGACACGCTCCCCCATCAACGGAAAGCGTGCTTGTTGCTGATCTCCCCTGCAAAGAAACTGCCGGAGAGGCTCCTTTTGTCATGCCAATCatcatcaatttggatcctcctCTAAAGGAAAACCCTACACCCCGCCTAAGTGAAGAgagtgaaaaatgtttggcaaagATGGAAGAGCGACTGTGTGCCTTGCATTGTTATGAGCTTAAAGGAGCTGATAGGCTGTCCTCATACATCAAGGCGAACTTCCTTGAGAACTTCCAAGAGCCTGAGTTCATCAGAAAGTATGACGAAACGGGATGCCCCATGACCCACCTTAGGTATTACGTGAGGAAAATGGCTCGCTACGCTGATAAT CAATACCGGTTTAATATCGAGCTCACCCCCACGAGGGATGAGTTGACCCGtattgagaagaagaggaatgagtCATTTAAGGCCTTTGCGCAAAGGTGGAGGACTGTGGCCTTACAAGTGAAGCCGCCCCTaaatgagagggagatgagGCATCTATTCCTCAAGACATTACCCCCTGAATACTTCTAA